In one Thermodesulfobacteriota bacterium genomic region, the following are encoded:
- a CDS encoding PIN domain-containing protein, which translates to MGEIDDKIKKLFKRHQVIGLDTMLFIYSMEAKEPYMSVLSSIFYYIEKGLAKGVTSTITLTEILVKPIKDRNIEAVKDYKFLLNNFPNLKMVNIDPKTAEKGAEFRAKYGIRTPYALQIASAIENHATIFLSNDYKLKKIKEIETLVLKELVN; encoded by the coding sequence ATGGGAGAGATAGATGATAAGATCAAGAAATTGTTCAAAAGACACCAAGTAATAGGGCTTGATACTATGCTCTTTATCTATTCTATGGAAGCAAAAGAGCCATACATGTCCGTGCTGAGTTCGATTTTTTATTACATAGAAAAGGGGCTTGCAAAAGGGGTTACATCTACCATAACCCTCACTGAGATCCTGGTAAAACCTATCAAGGACCGGAATATAGAGGCAGTCAAAGACTACAAATTTCTTCTCAACAATTTTCCTAACCTCAAAATGGTAAATATAGATCCAAAGACAGCAGAAAAAGGGGCTGAATTTAGAGCAAAATATGGAATCCGAACCCCATATGCCCTACAGATTGCCTCTGCTATTGAGAACCATGCTACCATTTTCCTCTCTAATGATTATAAACTAAAGAAGATTAAAGAGATTGAAACATTGGTGCTTAAAGAGTTGGTGAATTGA